The Paracoccus sp. MC1862 genome includes a window with the following:
- the acpS gene encoding holo-ACP synthase: protein MILGIGTDLCNIDRIAGVLDRYGDRFRNRVFTERELARAARRPHEAATLAKRWAAKEACSKALGTGLAMGIAWRDMAVDNLRSGQPTMALTGWAADRLAAMTPPGHRAIVHVTLTDDHPWAQAFVVIEALPEPG, encoded by the coding sequence ATGATCCTCGGCATCGGCACCGACCTTTGCAACATCGACCGCATCGCCGGCGTTCTGGACCGCTATGGCGACCGCTTCCGCAACCGGGTGTTCACCGAACGCGAACTCGCCCGCGCCGCTCGCCGTCCGCATGAGGCGGCGACGCTGGCCAAGCGCTGGGCGGCGAAGGAGGCCTGCAGCAAGGCGCTGGGCACCGGGCTGGCGATGGGCATCGCCTGGCGGGACATGGCGGTGGACAACCTTCGTTCTGGCCAGCCCACCATGGCCCTGACCGGCTGGGCGGCGGACCGGCTGGCGGCCATGACCCCGCCCGGCCACCGCGCCATTGTCCATGTGACGCTGACCGACGACCACCCCTGGGCGCAGGCCTTCGTGGTGATCGAGGCGCTGCCGGAACCCGGCTGA
- a CDS encoding pyridoxine 5'-phosphate synthase codes for MLRLGVNIDHVATVRNARGSPWPDPLRAALLAQEAGADGITAHLREDRRHISDEDIARLSEALHVPLNLEMAATAEMQAIALRHRPHAVCIVPEKREERTTEGGLDVAGDEQRLAEFIAPLREAGSRLSLFIGHDPAQIEAAARIGAAVVELHTGAYCDLDTEGDHAARDAELAGLAEGARLAASLGLEVHAGHGLTFDTVGPIAAIPELRELNIGHFLISEAIFTGLDAAIREMRARMDTARGLTA; via the coding sequence ATGCTGCGACTGGGCGTCAACATCGACCATGTGGCCACCGTGCGGAACGCGCGCGGCTCTCCCTGGCCCGATCCCCTGCGCGCGGCATTGCTGGCGCAGGAGGCCGGTGCCGACGGCATCACCGCCCATCTGCGCGAAGACCGCCGCCACATCTCGGACGAGGACATCGCCCGCCTGTCCGAGGCGCTGCACGTCCCCCTGAACCTGGAAATGGCGGCGACCGCGGAAATGCAGGCCATCGCGCTCCGCCATCGCCCCCACGCCGTCTGCATCGTCCCCGAAAAGCGCGAGGAGCGCACGACCGAGGGCGGCCTGGACGTGGCAGGCGACGAGCAGCGCCTGGCCGAGTTCATCGCCCCCCTGCGCGAGGCGGGCAGCCGCCTGTCGCTGTTCATCGGCCACGACCCCGCCCAAATCGAGGCCGCCGCCCGCATCGGTGCGGCGGTAGTGGAACTGCACACCGGCGCCTATTGCGACCTGGACACCGAGGGCGACCACGCCGCCCGCGATGCCGAACTGGCGGGCCTCGCCGAAGGCGCGCGCCTCGCCGCCTCGCTGGGGCTGGAAGTGCACGCGGGGCATGGCCTGACCTTCGATACGGTCGGCCCCATCGCCGCCATCCCCGAACTGCGCGAACTGAACATCGGCCATTTCCTGATCTCGGAAGCGATCTTCACCGGCCTTGACGCCGCGATCCGGGAAATGCGGGCGCGCATGGACACGGCGCGCGGGCTCACGGCATGA
- the lepB gene encoding signal peptidase I has translation MARTKTAQKEGGIWETVKTVFWALVIAGIFRTLFFQPFWIPSGSMKDTLLIGDFLFVNKMAYGYSRYSCPFALCPIDGRILGSDPERGDVVVFRHPTRGVDFIKRVIGLPGDTVQMRNGQVILNGQPVPQTPNGIFVEPKLPQGPARTLPRCTNEPVAEGGPCETPRFTETLPEGRSHDVLNLVDNWPLDDTPVFTVPAGTYFFMGDNRDNSEDSRVPAIAGGLGFVPAEFLIGRADRVMFSSAGSSLLYFWTWRGDRFFHGVH, from the coding sequence ATGGCCCGCACGAAGACGGCGCAGAAGGAAGGCGGAATCTGGGAAACGGTGAAGACCGTCTTCTGGGCGCTGGTCATCGCGGGCATTTTCCGCACCCTGTTCTTCCAGCCCTTCTGGATTCCCTCGGGCTCGATGAAGGACACGCTGCTGATCGGCGACTTCCTGTTCGTCAACAAGATGGCCTATGGCTATTCGCGCTATTCCTGCCCCTTCGCGCTCTGTCCCATCGACGGCCGCATCCTCGGGTCCGACCCCGAGCGCGGCGACGTGGTGGTGTTCCGCCATCCGACGCGGGGCGTCGATTTCATCAAGCGGGTGATCGGCCTGCCCGGCGACACGGTGCAGATGCGGAACGGCCAGGTGATCCTGAACGGCCAGCCCGTGCCGCAGACCCCCAACGGCATCTTCGTCGAACCGAAGCTGCCCCAAGGCCCTGCCCGCACCCTGCCCCGCTGCACCAACGAGCCGGTGGCCGAGGGTGGCCCCTGCGAGACGCCGCGCTTCACCGAGACGCTGCCCGAAGGGCGCAGCCATGACGTGCTGAACCTCGTGGACAACTGGCCGCTGGACGACACGCCGGTCTTCACCGTGCCGGCGGGGACCTATTTCTTCATGGGCGACAACCGCGACAATTCGGAAGACAGCCGGGTGCCGGCCATTGCCGGTGGCCTCGGCTTCGTGCCGGCCGAGTTCCTGATCGGCCGCGCCGACCGGGTGATGTTCTCCTCGGCGGGCTCGTCGCTGCTGTATTTCTGGACCTGGCGGGGCGACCGCTTCTTTCATGGGGTCCACTGA
- a CDS encoding DUF1491 family protein has product MMQPRLTAGLRVAALLRRADLESRGAYVIHRGDDTAGAICLTVVRPGGRAELWGQDYDPMTDARPWVMQLEGSPREIDAAARRRRATDPDLWVIELELPEGHAPTELAD; this is encoded by the coding sequence ATGATGCAGCCGCGGCTGACGGCCGGGCTGCGGGTCGCGGCACTGCTGCGGCGGGCGGATCTGGAAAGCCGTGGGGCTTACGTGATCCACCGCGGCGACGACACCGCGGGCGCGATCTGCCTGACGGTGGTGCGGCCGGGTGGCCGGGCCGAGCTGTGGGGGCAGGACTATGACCCGATGACCGACGCGCGGCCTTGGGTGATGCAGCTTGAGGGCTCGCCGCGCGAGATCGACGCGGCGGCCCGCCGTCGCCGCGCGACCGATCCCGACCTGTGGGTGATCGAACTGGAACTGCCTGAGGGCCACGCGCCGACGGAGCTTGCGGACTGA
- a CDS encoding BCCT family transporter — protein MRGFIINKPVFIGSVAITGLFVAVGVLLPGQAEAIFTGVQSWTLASFGWLYLLSVAIFLGAVVFFAASRYGNIRLGPDESTPDFPYLSWCAMLFAAGMGIGLMYFGVGEPMTHYAAPPDAAPLTVAAQRQAMSITFFHYGLHAWAIYAVVGLSLAYFGHRYNLPLTIRSGLYPLLKERINGPIGHAVDIFAICGTLFGVATSMGFGVLQINAGLEHLFGIPNNVMVQLVLIAIVTTAATISVVTGVDKGIRILSELNLIFAILLMVFVLAVGPTGLLMRDLVQNVGFYLDTFLLRTFNIYAYEPKPWIDAWTLFYWSWWISWSPFVGMFIARISRGRTVREFVVAVLCVPVGFTFLWMTVFGNTALFLDTTVADGALSAAVAADMSVALFQFFEYLPMPAITSTLAVVLIAVFFVTSCDSGSLVVDTIAAGGRTDTSAMQRVFWCALEAVVAGVLLLAGGLGALQSATIASALPFTLIMLVLIWGLAKGMRADVAQHQMGKSLAARRAEPATGPSWERRLAMMLDAPTQADAEHHIARTVVPALREVAAELTRRGLGASVTSGNGEDAAVLKVPSPNSRDFVYGVKPASRAVAAFTMPDAADPELRHEARTFFSDGSQGYDLMGMTSDQIISDVLAQFERYLQLVRLPETALLVGAPEHEPEAPSKE, from the coding sequence TTGCGTGGCTTCATCATCAACAAGCCGGTCTTCATCGGCTCTGTCGCGATCACCGGCCTTTTCGTGGCGGTCGGCGTGCTTCTGCCCGGACAGGCGGAGGCCATCTTCACGGGCGTGCAAAGCTGGACGCTGGCCTCCTTCGGCTGGCTCTACCTGCTGTCGGTGGCGATCTTCCTGGGCGCGGTCGTTTTCTTCGCGGCAAGCCGCTATGGCAACATCCGGCTCGGCCCCGACGAATCCACCCCGGATTTCCCCTACCTGTCCTGGTGCGCGATGCTGTTCGCGGCGGGCATGGGCATCGGGCTGATGTATTTCGGCGTGGGCGAGCCGATGACGCATTACGCCGCCCCGCCCGACGCCGCCCCGCTGACGGTCGCGGCCCAGCGGCAGGCGATGAGCATTACCTTCTTCCATTACGGCCTGCACGCCTGGGCGATCTATGCCGTGGTCGGGCTGTCGCTGGCCTATTTCGGTCATCGCTACAACCTGCCGCTGACGATCCGCTCGGGGCTTTATCCGCTGCTGAAGGAACGGATCAACGGTCCCATCGGCCATGCGGTGGACATCTTCGCCATCTGCGGGACGCTGTTCGGGGTCGCGACCTCGATGGGCTTCGGCGTGCTGCAGATCAACGCGGGGCTGGAACATCTTTTCGGCATTCCCAACAACGTCATGGTGCAGCTTGTCCTGATCGCGATCGTCACCACGGCGGCCACGATCTCGGTCGTGACGGGGGTGGACAAGGGCATCCGCATTCTCAGCGAACTGAACCTGATATTCGCCATCCTGCTGATGGTCTTCGTGCTGGCGGTGGGACCGACGGGGCTGCTGATGCGCGACCTCGTGCAGAACGTGGGCTTCTACCTCGACACCTTCCTGCTGCGGACCTTCAACATCTACGCCTATGAGCCGAAGCCCTGGATCGACGCCTGGACGCTGTTCTACTGGTCCTGGTGGATTTCCTGGTCGCCATTCGTAGGGATGTTCATCGCCCGCATCTCGCGCGGGCGGACGGTGCGCGAATTCGTGGTGGCGGTGCTGTGCGTGCCCGTGGGCTTCACCTTCCTCTGGATGACGGTTTTCGGCAACACCGCGCTGTTTCTGGATACCACGGTCGCGGATGGGGCGCTGTCCGCCGCCGTGGCCGCGGACATGTCGGTGGCGCTGTTCCAGTTCTTCGAGTACCTGCCGATGCCGGCGATCACCTCGACCCTCGCGGTGGTGCTGATCGCGGTGTTCTTCGTGACCTCCTGCGATTCCGGCTCGCTGGTGGTGGACACCATCGCGGCCGGGGGGCGCACCGATACCTCTGCGATGCAGCGGGTGTTCTGGTGCGCGCTGGAAGCCGTGGTTGCAGGTGTTCTGCTGCTGGCAGGGGGCCTGGGCGCGCTGCAGTCGGCGACCATCGCCTCCGCCCTGCCCTTCACGCTGATCATGCTGGTGCTGATCTGGGGGCTGGCCAAGGGGATGCGGGCGGATGTAGCGCAGCACCAGATGGGCAAGTCCCTGGCCGCCCGCCGGGCCGAGCCCGCGACCGGGCCATCCTGGGAACGGCGGCTGGCGATGATGCTGGACGCACCGACCCAGGCCGATGCCGAGCATCACATCGCCCGCACCGTTGTGCCGGCGCTGCGCGAGGTCGCCGCCGAACTGACGCGGCGGGGCCTTGGCGCCAGCGTCACCTCCGGCAACGGCGAGGATGCGGCGGTGCTGAAGGTTCCCTCGCCCAACAGCCGCGATTTCGTCTACGGAGTAAAGCCCGCCAGCCGCGCGGTCGCCGCCTTCACCATGCCCGATGCCGCCGATCCCGAACTGCGCCATGAGGCGCGGACTTTCTTCAGCGACGGCAGCCAGGGCTATGACCTGATGGGCATGACGTCCGACCAGATCATCTCGGACGTGCTGGCGCAGTTCGAACGCTACCTGCAGCTTGTCCGCCTGCCGGAAACGGCCCTGCTGGTCGGCGCCCCCGAGCATGAGCCGGAGGCGCCGTCGAAGGAATAG
- a CDS encoding tetratricopeptide repeat protein has protein sequence MKPILSLAVAAALISTALPGHAWVLPAGGASVLAQAESPPAPVPGSAPLPRADAVAAPDARIATRVNRLPGLAGPYLAARQAASDNDFTAAARYFGRAVEVDGTDPFLQDGALVSMVSAGQMDQAVALAGSLPQGEDNTTELAALIRRVDLARQQDWPAVLATLEQNPSTPSAGGPLLDGLFRAWALMGVGRASEAFAELDQLAGATGAAGIAGFQLALAKASVGDYEGAAAALDNPEASSHLQGVIARVQVLSQLERNDEAIAFLDSLDAIENEPVLIDLRQRLQAGETVPFDIVGDPRDGLAQVLVIFGGALMGNEETDPLALLYARLGQYLDPTLPDARLMIAQLLQSAGQFDLAEQEFDALRQAGQMRPAAELVRIDSLVRADRMEAAEAAARMLAEAYPGYAQAWVALGDVLRQNDKFAEAVPVYDRALQILQAEEDPQATWFPLYARAIARERSGDYDGADADFQAALDLQPDQAPILNYLGYSWVDRNVRLDEGLDLIKRAVELRPDDGYILDSLAWAYYRLGRYEEAVEPMERSVAVMSDDSLVNDHMGDIYWMAGRKREAEIQWQRALSLYKPEDTDTDVDRIRAKLEVGLDAVLEAERANGGTLPEGFGLPEPEPAPAAEAEETGEAPSASGPEAPAGNLPLRP, from the coding sequence ATGAAGCCGATCCTGAGCCTGGCGGTCGCCGCCGCGCTGATCTCGACCGCCCTGCCCGGCCATGCGTGGGTCCTGCCCGCAGGCGGCGCATCCGTTCTGGCGCAGGCCGAGTCCCCTCCCGCGCCGGTTCCGGGCAGCGCGCCCCTGCCCCGGGCGGATGCAGTGGCAGCCCCGGATGCGCGAATCGCCACGCGGGTGAACCGCTTGCCGGGCCTCGCCGGGCCTTACCTGGCCGCGCGGCAGGCTGCGTCCGACAACGACTTCACCGCCGCCGCCCGGTATTTCGGCCGCGCGGTCGAGGTGGACGGGACCGACCCCTTCCTGCAGGACGGGGCGCTGGTGTCCATGGTCTCGGCGGGGCAGATGGACCAGGCCGTGGCGCTTGCCGGCAGCCTGCCGCAAGGCGAGGACAACACGACCGAACTCGCCGCCCTGATCCGCCGCGTCGATCTGGCCCGGCAGCAGGACTGGCCCGCCGTGCTGGCGACGCTGGAGCAAAACCCCTCGACGCCCAGCGCGGGCGGGCCGCTGCTGGACGGGCTGTTCCGCGCCTGGGCGCTGATGGGCGTGGGCCGCGCCTCGGAAGCCTTCGCCGAACTGGATCAACTCGCCGGGGCAACGGGCGCCGCCGGGATTGCAGGCTTCCAGCTTGCGCTCGCCAAGGCCAGCGTCGGCGATTACGAGGGCGCGGCTGCCGCGCTGGACAACCCCGAGGCCTCGTCGCACCTGCAAGGGGTGATCGCCCGCGTGCAGGTGCTCTCCCAGCTTGAACGCAACGACGAGGCGATCGCCTTTCTCGATTCGCTGGACGCCATCGAGAACGAGCCGGTCCTGATCGACCTGCGCCAGCGGCTGCAGGCGGGGGAAACGGTGCCCTTCGACATCGTCGGGGACCCGCGCGACGGGCTGGCGCAGGTGCTGGTGATCTTCGGCGGCGCGCTGATGGGGAACGAGGAAACCGACCCGCTGGCGCTGCTTTACGCGCGGCTCGGGCAGTATCTCGATCCGACGCTGCCCGACGCGCGGCTGATGATCGCCCAGCTTCTGCAATCGGCGGGCCAGTTCGACCTGGCGGAACAGGAGTTCGACGCGTTGCGGCAGGCAGGTCAGATGCGCCCGGCTGCCGAACTGGTCCGCATCGATTCGCTTGTCCGCGCCGACCGGATGGAGGCTGCCGAGGCGGCGGCCCGGATGCTGGCCGAGGCCTATCCGGGTTACGCGCAGGCCTGGGTGGCGCTGGGCGATGTGCTGCGGCAGAACGACAAGTTCGCCGAGGCCGTACCCGTTTATGACCGCGCCCTGCAGATCCTGCAGGCCGAGGAAGACCCGCAGGCGACCTGGTTCCCGCTTTACGCCCGCGCCATCGCCCGCGAACGCTCGGGCGACTACGATGGCGCCGACGCGGATTTCCAGGCTGCGCTGGACCTGCAGCCCGACCAGGCGCCGATCCTGAACTACCTCGGCTATTCCTGGGTGGACCGGAACGTGCGGCTGGACGAGGGGCTGGACCTGATCAAGCGTGCGGTCGAACTGCGCCCGGACGACGGCTACATCCTCGATTCGCTGGCTTGGGCCTATTACCGGCTGGGCCGTTACGAGGAAGCCGTCGAGCCGATGGAGCGGTCCGTGGCTGTCATGTCCGACGACAGCCTGGTCAACGACCACATGGGCGACATCTACTGGATGGCAGGCCGCAAGCGCGAGGCCGAGATCCAGTGGCAGCGCGCCCTGAGCCTCTACAAGCCCGAGGACACCGACACCGACGTGGACCGCATCCGCGCCAAGCTGGAGGTCGGGCTGGACGCCGTGCTGGAGGCCGAGCGCGCCAATGGCGGCACCCTGCCCGAGGGCTTCGGCCTGCCCGAGCCTGAACCAGCCCCTGCGGCGGAAGCGGAGGAGACGGGCGAGGCGCCCTCGGCGTCCGGTCCAGAGGCACCCGCCGGCAACCTTCCGCTCCGGCCATAA
- the rnc gene encoding ribonuclease III has product MKLSAELAGFSARLGHDFADPALLVRALTHGSLSSATRPDNQRLEFLGDRVLGLTIAEALLKADRGATEGQLAPRLNALVRGETCAEIARQIGLGDVLKLGRSEMMTGGRRKDALLGDAMEAVIAAVYIDAGFEAARAMILRLWGARIAGAEEAAFNPKTALQEWAQAKGMGPPAYEVADRSGPDHAPHFRIIVRLDDGRQAEASGTGTKRSIEQAAASVMLDKIGDNA; this is encoded by the coding sequence GTGAAGCTGTCGGCCGAGCTTGCCGGTTTCTCGGCGCGGCTGGGTCACGACTTTGCCGATCCAGCGCTGCTGGTCCGGGCGCTGACGCATGGCAGCCTCTCCTCGGCCACCCGGCCCGACAACCAGCGGTTGGAGTTCCTGGGCGACCGGGTGCTGGGCCTGACCATCGCCGAAGCCTTGCTGAAGGCCGACCGGGGCGCGACCGAGGGCCAGTTGGCCCCGCGCCTGAACGCGCTGGTGCGGGGCGAGACCTGCGCCGAGATCGCCCGCCAGATCGGGCTGGGGGATGTGCTGAAGCTCGGCCGGTCCGAGATGATGACCGGAGGTCGGCGCAAGGACGCGCTGCTGGGCGACGCGATGGAGGCGGTGATCGCCGCCGTCTATATCGACGCCGGGTTCGAGGCGGCGCGGGCGATGATCCTGCGCCTCTGGGGCGCGCGGATCGCGGGGGCCGAGGAAGCGGCCTTCAATCCCAAGACGGCGCTGCAGGAATGGGCGCAGGCCAAGGGCATGGGTCCGCCCGCCTACGAGGTGGCAGACCGCTCCGGCCCCGACCACGCGCCGCATTTCCGCATCATCGTGCGGCTGGACGACGGGCGGCAGGCCGAGGCCAGCGGCACCGGCACCAAGCGCAGCATCGAACAGGCCGCCGCCAGCGTTATGCTGGACAAGATCGGGGATAACGCATGA
- the era gene encoding GTPase Era has translation MTENETAPEQAPEGPTRAGFVALIGEPNAGKSTLLNRMVGAKVSIVTHKVQTTRARIRGIAMHGQSQIVFVDTPGIFRPRRRLDRSMVAAAWGGAADADIVVLLIEAHRGLTDGVQAILDALAEKAGGHPVALAINKIDRVKAEELLALSQRMNEAFPFVRTFMISAERGHGTGDLMDWLAGEVPEGPWLYPEDQIADLPMRMIAAEITREKLTLRLHEEIPYQLTVETENWEERQDGSARIDQIVYVSRAGHKGIVLGKGGETIKAVSRAAREELVEFMGRPVHLFLRVVLRENWLDEAERYTEMGLDFRDGK, from the coding sequence ATGACCGAGAACGAGACCGCACCCGAGCAGGCGCCCGAAGGCCCGACCCGCGCCGGCTTCGTGGCCCTGATCGGCGAACCGAACGCCGGGAAATCCACGCTGCTGAACCGGATGGTCGGGGCCAAGGTCTCGATCGTCACCCACAAGGTGCAGACGACCCGCGCCCGCATCCGGGGCATCGCCATGCACGGGCAAAGCCAGATCGTCTTCGTGGACACGCCCGGCATCTTCCGGCCGCGGCGCAGGCTCGACCGCTCGATGGTGGCGGCGGCCTGGGGGGGGGCGGCAGACGCCGACATCGTCGTGCTGCTGATCGAGGCGCATCGCGGGCTGACGGACGGTGTGCAGGCGATCCTCGACGCGCTGGCCGAGAAGGCGGGCGGGCATCCCGTGGCGCTGGCGATCAACAAGATCGACCGGGTGAAGGCCGAGGAACTGCTGGCCCTGTCCCAGCGGATGAACGAGGCTTTTCCCTTCGTCCGCACCTTCATGATCTCGGCCGAACGCGGGCATGGCACGGGCGACCTGATGGACTGGCTTGCTGGCGAGGTGCCGGAAGGCCCGTGGCTATACCCCGAGGACCAGATTGCCGACCTGCCGATGCGGATGATCGCGGCCGAGATCACGCGGGAAAAGCTGACCCTGCGACTGCATGAGGAAATCCCCTACCAGTTGACGGTGGAAACCGAGAACTGGGAGGAGCGGCAGGACGGCAGCGCCCGCATCGACCAGATCGTTTACGTCAGCCGCGCCGGCCACAAGGGCATCGTGCTGGGCAAGGGCGGCGAGACGATCAAGGCCGTCAGCCGCGCCGCCCGCGAAGAACTGGTCGAGTTCATGGGCCGCCCCGTGCATCTGTTCCTGCGCGTGGTCCTGCGCGAGAACTGGCTGGACGAGGCCGAGCGCTATACCGAAATGGGGCTCGATTTCCGCGACGGCAAATGA
- a CDS encoding 4-(cytidine 5'-diphospho)-2-C-methyl-D-erythritol kinase produces MNSRPSLSEAGPRPALAPMTRIEPAPAKINLALHVTGRRADGYHLLDSLVVFTELGDRVTVSPGPPSLTVTGPFADAVPAGEDNLCLRALRHVGTEAVVVLDKHLPPASGIGGGTADAAAVLRALERVPERPEALGADLPACLLSRPLRMQGVGERITPVDLPSLHLVLVNPRVETPTPAVFDALERRDGPPLPDLPALADAGTLLGWLGGTRNDLQPPALTLRPVIADCLAALTAQGARLARMSGSGATCFGIFADAPSAEAAARAILAANPGWWARATRTITGLPSATPQG; encoded by the coding sequence ATGAACTCCCGTCCTTCCCTGTCCGAAGCGGGTCCTCGGCCCGCCCTTGCGCCCATGACCCGCATCGAACCCGCCCCTGCCAAGATCAACCTTGCCCTGCATGTCACCGGGCGGCGGGCGGATGGCTATCACCTGCTCGATTCGCTGGTGGTCTTCACCGAACTGGGCGACCGGGTGACGGTTTCGCCCGGCCCGCCCTCGCTGACCGTCACCGGCCCCTTCGCCGATGCGGTGCCGGCGGGCGAGGACAACCTGTGCCTGCGCGCCCTGCGCCACGTGGGCACCGAGGCAGTGGTGGTGCTGGACAAGCACCTGCCGCCCGCCTCGGGCATCGGCGGCGGCACGGCGGACGCGGCGGCGGTGCTGCGGGCGCTGGAGCGGGTGCCTGAACGCCCCGAGGCGCTGGGCGCGGACCTGCCCGCCTGCCTGCTCAGCCGCCCCCTGCGGATGCAGGGCGTGGGCGAGCGGATCACGCCCGTCGACCTGCCCAGCCTGCATCTGGTGCTGGTGAACCCGCGCGTCGAGACGCCGACGCCCGCCGTCTTCGACGCGCTGGAACGGCGCGATGGACCGCCCCTGCCGGACCTGCCCGCCCTTGCGGATGCCGGGACGCTGCTGGGCTGGCTTGGCGGCACCCGCAACGATCTGCAGCCGCCCGCCCTGACACTGCGGCCGGTCATCGCCGACTGCCTTGCGGCGTTGACCGCGCAAGGCGCCCGGCTGGCGCGGATGTCGGGTTCCGGCGCCACCTGCTTCGGCATCTTCGCGGATGCGCCCTCGGCCGAAGCCGCCGCGCGCGCCATCCTCGCCGCGAACCCCGGCTGGTGGGCGCGCGCCACCCGGACCATCACGGGGCTACCCTCGGCCACGCCGCAGGGCTAG
- a CDS encoding NAD(P)/FAD-dependent oxidoreductase — protein sequence MSERVVIVGAGQGGLQVAASLRQDGFAGTITLIGDEPGLPYQRPPLSKAYMKDGEDSRLALKPASFFETAAVDYRPQTIVAGIDRQAGEVVLDGGARLGFDHLVLATGARNLRPPLPGLDLPGVHELRGLADAARLRDAVAGARRAAVIGGGFIGLEFAAVAAAAGLQVTVIEAADRLMSRAVTPPISQRFLDFHWDAGVEVRLSSLGRGITGTTQAEGVELADGSTVPADLVLLAVGVRPNSELAAEAGLPVANGIVVDGHLRTGDPRIFAVGDCASFPLNGIATRLESVQAAADHARHVARTITGADQPPYDALPWFWSDQGPLKLQIAGLSTGWDDTHVLTDASGAVDTSFVFRAGRLIAVETVNQAGRHMAARKLLAGAPLMRDELAVADWDLRAVLTARG from the coding sequence ATGTCGGAACGGGTGGTCATCGTGGGCGCGGGGCAGGGCGGCCTGCAGGTCGCGGCGAGCCTCAGGCAGGATGGCTTCGCGGGAACGATCACCCTGATCGGGGACGAGCCGGGATTGCCCTACCAGCGCCCGCCGCTTTCCAAGGCCTACATGAAGGACGGCGAGGACAGCCGGCTGGCCCTGAAGCCCGCGTCCTTCTTCGAGACGGCCGCGGTGGATTATCGTCCGCAGACCATCGTCGCCGGCATCGACCGGCAGGCGGGCGAGGTCGTGCTGGACGGCGGCGCGCGGCTGGGCTTCGACCATCTGGTGCTGGCGACCGGCGCCCGCAACCTGCGCCCGCCCCTGCCGGGGCTGGACCTGCCCGGCGTCCACGAGTTGCGCGGCCTTGCCGACGCGGCCCGCCTGCGCGACGCCGTGGCCGGGGCAAGGCGCGCGGCGGTGATCGGCGGCGGATTCATCGGGCTGGAGTTCGCGGCCGTGGCCGCCGCCGCCGGCCTGCAGGTCACGGTGATCGAGGCCGCCGACCGCCTGATGTCCCGCGCGGTCACGCCCCCGATCTCGCAGCGCTTTCTTGACTTCCACTGGGATGCGGGGGTCGAGGTCCGCCTGTCCTCGCTGGGCCGGGGCATCACTGGGACCACGCAGGCCGAGGGCGTCGAGCTTGCCGATGGCAGCACCGTTCCCGCCGATCTTGTCCTTCTCGCCGTCGGCGTCCGCCCGAACAGCGAGCTTGCCGCCGAGGCCGGCCTGCCCGTCGCCAACGGCATCGTCGTGGACGGTCACCTGCGGACCGGGGACCCCCGCATCTTCGCCGTCGGCGACTGCGCCAGTTTTCCTCTGAACGGCATCGCCACCCGGCTTGAGTCGGTGCAGGCCGCCGCCGACCATGCCCGCCACGTCGCCCGAACGATCACCGGCGCGGATCAGCCGCCCTATGACGCGCTGCCGTGGTTCTGGTCTGACCAAGGTCCGCTCAAGCTGCAGATCGCCGGGCTTTCCACCGGCTGGGACGACACCCATGTGCTGACCGACGCGAGCGGTGCCGTGGACACCAGCTTCGTGTTCCGCGCGGGCCGGCTGATCGCGGTCGAGACGGTGAACCAGGCCGGCCGCCACATGGCCGCCCGCAAGCTCCTTGCCGGAGCGCCGCTGATGCGCGATGAGCTTGCGGTCGCGGACTGGGATCTGCGCGCCGTCCTCACCGCCCGGGGGTGA
- the hslV gene encoding ATP-dependent protease subunit HslV, with product MTTILAVRRGNEVVVAGDGQVSVGQTVMKGTARKVRRLSPGGRDVVVGFAGSTADAFTLLERLERKLESAPGQLQRACVELAKDWRTDKYLRNLEAMLIVTDGAQVYVVTGAGDVLEPEHDVAAIGSGGNFALAAARGLMDSDLGAEEVARRAMAIAAEICVYTNVSLTIERITA from the coding sequence ATGACCACGATCCTGGCGGTGCGCCGCGGCAATGAGGTCGTCGTCGCCGGCGACGGGCAGGTCAGCGTCGGGCAGACGGTGATGAAGGGCACGGCCCGCAAGGTCCGCCGCCTGTCGCCGGGCGGCCGCGACGTGGTGGTGGGCTTCGCGGGTTCCACCGCCGACGCCTTCACCCTGCTGGAGCGGCTGGAGCGCAAGCTGGAATCCGCGCCGGGGCAGTTGCAGCGCGCCTGCGTGGAACTGGCCAAGGACTGGCGCACCGACAAGTACCTGCGCAACCTTGAAGCAATGCTTATCGTGACCGACGGGGCGCAGGTCTATGTCGTGACCGGCGCGGGCGACGTGCTGGAACCCGAACATGACGTCGCCGCCATCGGCTCGGGCGGGAACTTCGCCCTGGCTGCGGCGCGGGGGCTAATGGACAGCGACCTGGGCGCCGAGGAGGTCGCCCGCCGCGCCATGGCGATCGCGGCGGAGATCTGCGTTTACACCAACGTCAGCCTGACAATCGAGCGGATCACCGCCTGA